In Ovis canadensis isolate MfBH-ARS-UI-01 breed Bighorn chromosome 11, ARS-UI_OviCan_v2, whole genome shotgun sequence, the DNA window CGGTCAAGTCCGTCGCGCCCTAAACTTCCGCCCGCCAGCAGTATGACCCGAGGCACACGCCCCACTCGGCGCGGCAACCTCTTCGGGCGCAGCCGGGCTTCTGGACCCGCCTCCCTCGAACGCGAGGGAGACGTTTGCGCACGCGCGCGCCCAGGGCCTACATCTCCCAGTAGGCTCTGCGCCTCGCAGGGGCCGGCCTTGGTCGCAGAGGACTACACTACCCAGCAACCCCTTGCAATAGGCGTTGATGGGGGGGGGCGCCAGTACAACCATTGGTTTAGCGTCTGTCGGAAGCTGTGCTGTGATTGGCCCGGAAGCCCGTCAGTTACCGCCAAGCTCAGTTAAGTTTTACTGTTAGACTGCGTGAGGAGGGAGAGGCGAGCGACAGGAGCCGAGCCCTCTCATCCCGGTGAGTGACCTCTGCCTCCGCCCTCTCGCTGTCCGCTCGGAGACCTGCACCCTCATTCCCTGGGGGCGACCACAGGCGCAGGTACTCACGCGGGGGCGGGGGCCGTGCCCACACGTGAGGTGTCTGACCTGAGAAGCGTCTTCAGGGACGCAGGAAGGGAAACCCTGGACACACCCGGGGCACCTGTCTGTACACGCGGGTTCACGCCTCGCGGGCGTTTTTTTGGACCGGGGTACAAACACACGCCCTGGAGCACATATGGACACCGGTATCCATACGCGGGGACATCTGTAGAGACCCTCGGCTGAGCACGTGGGCTCAGGGGCGCACGCACTTACCGCGGGGCTCCTGCATATCTGAACCCCAGGGTCTCCCGCCTGGGGTGGCGAAAGCGGACAcgcacacccccacccccccaacaccTGCCCTTGTTCACTCCAAGGCACCCCGCCCACCTTCTGATACTTTATTATATCATGCTTATAATCGTGTTTCGTGTTCATTTTGTCTCTAGATAAATATCAAGACTTTTTGGTACAAGAAGAAAATTCTGAGCAAGCGGAAAAAGTAAGGCCACTCATGAATTGTATTCAGCAAGCCCCTTCACGTGTATAAGACTTTTACCTTTTTGACAGAGCTTATCATATATAGTATCTTGCATGATCCTCCCAGGAATCTCGTTAGGCGGGACCACTGTCATTCccattttccagaagaaaaacaGCCTAGGATAAATAAACCTGCCCACGGTACATGAGCGAATCAGAAATTTGAACTCAGGCTTCTTGATCTGAGGTTTAAGATTATGACCAGCTATGTAGAGCTACTTGCTTATAGAAATGCCACCTTCCCTCCCTGACAGCAGGGAACTGACGCTGTTCTGTGTGACCCGAGCAGTCTCTGGGTAACCTGTGGAGAGACCGTGCCTCTCATTCATCTGCTTCACATTTAAACAGCTCCTCACAGGTGCCCTGGGAGTCGCAGCTTGAGTTAACATCAAAGAGAACTTGATGGAAAAACCTAGGTCTCCTTTGAGGGTCTGGGGGAAAGTTACCAAGGGGCAGGCACATTCCTGGCAGGGGGTGGGAAGTTTCATaccattagtatttttttttctgccacgctgcaaggcttgcaggatcttagttcccaatcagggatcagacctgggccccAGCCGTGGAAGTGcctagtcctaaccactggactgccagggaagtcccccattagACCTTGAATAAGATATTATTTTACAATATGTTGCCAGTCAAGCCCCATGGATGTGCCTTGTTAATTTTACGGATGGATTGGAGTGCTGTTTTGGAAGTTTCAGAAAAGTAAGGACTTGGGaggatgaaaggagaaaaagagacaatAGCGGGGTGAAGGGGGTCACTGTGTGCACCCTGATTCTCCTGTtcctaaaaatattcaaaagcgAAAGCGAGTCGCTCAGAGttggcagcctttcccttctctaggcgatctccccaacccagggatgaaacccaggtctcccgctttgcaggcggaCTCCTTACCAGCCTTGCCACCAGGTATTCAAGAACTAGGTTAATTCTGAagtgtctctctctttttaaaataattttttattttatatacttaatttttggctgtgctgggtctttatcgctgcacgtgggctttctctgcttgCAGTGACCAGGGCCTGCTCTTCATTGCcgggtgtgggcttctcactgcggtggcttctcttgtggagcgcgggctctaggGCGAGGGGCTTCAGTCATTGCGGCCTGTcagctcaggagttgcagctcccaggctctagagcacagactcagaagTTGTGGTACGCCAGCCTAGCTGTTCctcggcacatgggatcttcctggatcagggatcgaacccatgtcttgtgcactggcaggcagattctttaccagtgagccaccagggaagcccagaagtctCTTTggaaatcattttatatttcgTTTTAGCTGGGGGTTGGGAGGCGGGGGGGTGGGGCATAATGAATTTAGTCCATATAAAAAATGGGAGACCTatcctccctcttcccttgccGACACTCCCCGCAGAGGTAACCTCACCAACCTGTCAGGGTGTGTGTGTCCTTGCATACTTTCCCCCTATTTATGCGTTGgtacagtgaaagtcgctcagtcatgttgggctctttgtgaccccatggactatacagtccatggaattctccaggccagagtactggagtgggtagccattcccttctccaggggatcttcccaacccagggatcgaactcagatcttctgcatcgcaggtggattctttaccaattgagtgCATGTATatcttgctgtttttcttttgcaaaagaGTGGCTCGAATTCTAGTGGGGAGGAGAGACAAGAAACAGGTGTATAGAATCAATGTTCAGTATATAAATGCTCCAGAGAAGAATAAAGCAGGATAAGGAGAGGATGTGGGCTCTGCTCTGGGGGGTTGTTTCAGGAGGGCTGCTCTGGGGAGTGTGAGCAGGGACCCTAAGCACTTGCTATAGTGTTTACTCTTTGTCTCTCCTGTTTAGCTTGAAGCTGATGGACGTTGTATGGGCCAGAGGCAGGGATGGTGGGCTATGACCCCAAAGCAGACGACAGGAATATCTCCAATCTTGAGGTGGCCGTGGCTGGGTCTGTGTCCGGACTTGTCACTCGGGTGTTGATCAGCCCCTTGGATGTCATCAAAATCCGCTTCCAGGTACCTCTGTTATCCGTGTAATGGGCTGGAGGACCAATTCACTCTCTTTTGCCAGAGCAGCTCTTGGGGCTTGGAGTTTTGTGAAGGAGAAGCTCTTTATTGCCATCTCTGAAATTCCTCCTGCCTACCCCTGCCCACCCGCATCATCCTGACCATTTCCATTTTGATACCTAGCTTCAGATTGAGCGCCTGTCTCGCAGTGACCCCAATGCAAAATACCACGGAATCCTGCAGGCCGGGAGACAGATTTTGCAAGAGGAGGGCCCAACAGCGTTCTGGAAAGGGCACATCCCAGCCCAGCTTCTCTCCATAGGCTATGGAGCTGTCCAAGTAGGTGGCAGGGGAAGCGGCCAGGCCCCTGGGGTCACGTTGCACAATGGGGGAACTGGCGGTGGTAGGGTGGGCACCCGGGCTGCCTGGGGTAAGGCAACAGGAGGTAGTCACACACTTCCCACTCGCCTTGGTGGGGGAGCTACCTGGCAAATGGAAGACATAGACCAGAAGCGTCCCCTTCCCCACGTCGCCCAAGCCTGGGGACTTGGCACCCACAGAACATGAGGCATTGCATCCAGGAGACTGTCTTGATGCCAGGCCCAGAAGGGCTTGGCAGATGGCAGTacaaacacttttcttttttaaagtagcaTTTTCATGTCTGTGCTTCCTCTGAACTTCCCAGCAGCACCGTGAGGAAGGTGCAGCAGGCATTTCGTGGCTCACAGAGAGGTTGAGCAAGCTGCCTAAGGCCACACAGCCCATAGGTGGTGAGGCTAGGGTTAGGGTCCAGGCTTCTTGTCTGTTACGCATTTGTTCAGCTGAGTGCCAGTTCACCCCTCAACTTGTAGTCTGTAGTTGTACAGAGGTGGTGATGAAATAGCCAACCCTGCACCATGCTAATTGGGGGCCTGGAAAAGCATGTCATATCCACTATCTCACAGCAGTCCTTCAAAGGCTCTGTTGTCACCCCCATTTTACGGATGAGAAGATGTAAAAGAGAGCCTAAGTAATTAGCCCAGCCAAAGTCGCTAGGTGGAAAGTGGCCGAGCCAGGACTCCAGCCGGGCGGCCAGCAACAGAGCTGCCCTGCCTGCTCTTCCTGTGACATCACAGGGGTCGCTCAGGTCACATGCACTGCAGCTCTAGCCCTGAGCCAGCGCACGGACGCTGCATGCTGGTGGGTTCATGCAGCGACATGTGCTCTCAGCACTCCGAGCTTCCGTGAGTTGGATGGAGAAGGATCTGAGCCCAAGGGGGGCTTCCACCGTGGAATATGGAATGTATGGAATTCTCCCAATGGAATTTCAGTCTCAGGGCCATGGCTTGCTGCTCTGAAAGGGTGCCCAGCCTAGAATCAGACGATGGCCATCTTTTCTCAGTCGTCAGGAAACTAAGGGATGAatagaattttctttcctttcttttttcttctttttttggcctcattctgtggcttgcaggatcctaggctcccaaccagggattgaacccagggccatgACAGCtagagcactgagtcctaaccactggacctccagggaattcctgagtagaattttctttctttcttttttgcttccttatttgcttgtttattttaacTTGCATCCAAGAAGATAGAATGATGCCAGGAGCTGAATATACAATTCATTGTTCATCCACTTAAAAAATACCCTCCCATTCTTAGCTGCTAAAGGATGTCAGAGATAATTCTAAAATCGTGAACTGTTGTCCGTTACTTTAGACAACTCATAGTCTAGTTTCTGCGTAGAATTTTTTGATATAAAAACTCCCTCGCATGTTTCTTTAGCCCTTGGGTGTTTGGCTCTGCTCAGAGTGAAAGGGCACAGGTTTCGTGTTTATTGAATTCTGTCCCTGCTCAAGGAGAGCATCTCCCGGTCACGGGGTGGAGGGGAAGCGTCCGGGGCTGTTTATCCATGACTCTGTCACGCACCCTTGCAGTTTTTGTCGTTTGAAGTGCTGACCGAGCTGGTGCACAGGGCCAGCGTGCGCGATGCCCGCGACTTCTCCGTGCACTTTTTGTGCGGCGGCCTGTCTGCCTGCGTGGCCACCCTCGCCGTGCATCCCGTGGATGTGCTGCGCACCCGCTTTGCAGCTCAGGGTGAGCCCAGGGTGAGTGGCCAGGTCAGAAAAGGGGTGCCCAAGGGATTGGGGGTGTGTGACAGGGTGGGGGCCCTTTTCCTTAGAGGGAACAAAGCTGCGGGAGGGGAGTGGGGGTCTTCAGGCCCTTCAGTCTGTCCCCGAAACTGTGACTGCTCTCAGCGCCAGACAAGGTGCTAACAGCCTCCTGAGGAGACACAGAACCTGGTGGGAAAGACAACAAACACCAAAGGGCCTTCCCAACCCTTTCGTGCAAGTTCCGAGGGCAGAAGCCTTCAGTATAGCTGCCAGCATCTGGGAGCAAGTGTGAAGAGGGCCTCCCTGCCCAGGGCAGACTTTTCCATCAGTCACCCTTGGTCAGTGCCATGCCTTGCTGTAGGTACCCACAGGCAGGCAAAGTTAGCCCTGCTGGACCACTGCAAGAAATATATAGGATATATGTCGAATGGAAGTATACTTAAAACTGTCCTCGATCTCTACCATAAAGATTGCCTGTTGCCAGTTTAAGAAGGGTTAAGTATATGCATGgatttccccagtagctcagtggtacaaaatctgcctgccaatgcaggaggcttggtttcaatccttgggttaggaagatcccctggagaaggaaatggctacccacttctgtattcttgcctggaaaatcccatgagcagaggagcctggcgggctataatccacggggtcacaaaagagtgagatgagactgagcatgcaggcacacacactgtAAATTATAAAACGGATCATCCAAGGGTGGACTTCACACCTTTCACAGTCCCACATATTTCTGTGCACTCCTTGGGAAGCCCGTGGTGTAAATGGCCAGAATGGGAGCCGCTGGGCAATCCCACCCTTGGAGTTTTGGCCCAGCATTTTCTTTGTCGTCCTGGCAGGAGAAGTAACACCCCTGGTAGCTGGTTTCTAGGCTTGGGGAAATATACCTGGCGGGCTGGGTTCTCGGACTGAAATAGCCTTGTTCATCATCGCACGTGTGGTGTCCAGGTCTATAAAACCCTGCGAGACGCCGTGGTAACTATGTACAGGACCGAAGGCCCCTTGGTCTTCTACAAAGGCCTGAACCCCACCTTGATCGCCATCTTCCCCTACGCGGGGTTCCAGTTCTCCATCTACAGCTCCTTGAAGCGTGCCTACGAGTGGGCCTTGCCAGCCGAAGGCAAGAAAAACGGTGAGACCATCCTCCCGGGAAAGGGGATCTGGGTCTCGCTTCCccaccaccccactccccagccaTAGCATCTCTTTCTGAGTCAGGTGGGAAGGAAGGCTTTCCCCCAGCAGCTAGGACACCGCAGACCTCTGAACCCCCTGCTCTAGTGCAGCCAACAAAACAAATCCGTTCACTCACAGATTACTTTGTTTCTCTCGGCTCTCGCCACTGTTATCTCCAGCCACCAgtcatggttttcatttttgtccAAGGTCCAACTTGCAGACAGCCTGGTTTTGTTTAcgtgtttggtttggttttcatttggggaagccggggtggggcATGGGCATCCTGTTCCCTCCCGAGCATGACCCGGGTCACGTGGCAGAGCCTGCAGGCCCCGATTGCCTCCCGCTGGGGCGATGCGTGTTCCAGGCTCACACCCCTTCTGCCACCAGCCTGTCCAACCTGCAG includes these proteins:
- the SLC25A19 gene encoding mitochondrial thiamine pyrophosphate carrier isoform X3; the protein is MVGYDPKADDRNISNLEVAVAGSVSGLVTRVLISPLDVIKIRFQLQIERLSRSDPNAKYHGILQAGRQILQEEGPTAFWKGHIPAQLLSIGYGAVQFLSFEVLTELVHRASVRDARDFSVHFLCGGLSACVATLAVHPVDVLRTRFAAQGEPRVYKTLRDAVVTMYRTEGPLVFYKGLNPTLIAIFPYAGFQFSIYSSLKRAYEWALPAEGKKNGNFKNLLCGSGAGVISKTLTYPLDLFKKRLQVGGFEQARASFGQVRSYKGLLDCAGQVLREEGPQGCFKGLSPSLLKAALSTGLVFFC
- the SLC25A19 gene encoding mitochondrial thiamine pyrophosphate carrier isoform X1, giving the protein MVGYDPKADDRNISNLEVAVAGSVSGLVTRVLISPLDVIKIRFQLQIERLSRSDPNAKYHGILQAGRQILQEEGPTAFWKGHIPAQLLSIGYGAVQFLSFEVLTELVHRASVRDARDFSVHFLCGGLSACVATLAVHPVDVLRTRFAAQGEPRVYKTLRDAVVTMYRTEGPLVFYKGLNPTLIAIFPYAGFQFSIYSSLKRAYEWALPAEGKKNGNFKNLLCGSGAGVISKTLTYPLDLFKKRLQVGGFEQARASFGQVRSYKGLLDCAGQVLREEGPQGCFKGLSPSLLKAALSTGLVFFWYELFCNFFHHISKADS
- the SLC25A19 gene encoding mitochondrial thiamine pyrophosphate carrier isoform X2, whose product is MVGYDPKADDRNISNLEVAVAGSVSGLVTRVLISPLDVIKIRFQLQIERLSRSDPNAKYHGILQAGRQILQEEGPTAFWKGHIPAQLLSIGYGAVQFLSFEVLTELVHRASVRDARDFSVHFLCGGLSACVATLAVHPVDVLRTRFAAQGEPRVYKTLRDAVVTMYRTEGPLVFYKGLNPTLIAIFPYAGFQFSIYSSLKRAYEWALPAEGKKNGNFKNLLCGSGAGVISKTLTYPLDLFKKRLQVGGFEQARASFGQVRSYKGLLDCAGQVLREEGPQGCFKGLSPSLLKAALSTGLVFFCS